One Borreliella chilensis DNA window includes the following coding sequences:
- a CDS encoding nicotinate phosphoribosyltransferase yields MKNLSLFTDFYEISMMNAYFIKGINPKAKFEVFFRKTPFKNGYIVLAGIHTLINELKKINFNENEIKYLKSLNMLDKKFLNFLREFKLNIKISSIEEGRLVFPYTPIVIIEGNLIELLLIEGLVLNIINFESLIATKTARIKESGAKILAEFGLRRAQGINGALSASKAAYIGGSDFTSNMLAGYKYNIPVTGTMSHSWIMSFENEEQAFREYVKTYPNKVSLLIDTYDTLNSGLKNAIKIFKELKQNKNNNFSIRIDSGDLEYLSKAARKELDLNGLNNVKIIASNELDENIIMYLNSINAPIDIWGVGTNLVTAKGDPNLSGVYKMISIEKNGEFIPKMKISNNTEKSTLPAQKELVRIYSNGQMSFDLIFLKEEKDKIKAHLASRKELTIFHPIQENVFKTIKQYDDFEFLIHNILENGKLCKGYESNLDNIRNKTKFDLSKLEHTYKRIINPHIYKVSISKNLRKLRNKLIKNNKSN; encoded by the coding sequence ATGAAAAATCTATCACTATTTACAGATTTTTATGAAATTTCAATGATGAATGCTTACTTTATAAAAGGCATCAATCCTAAAGCAAAATTTGAAGTTTTTTTTAGAAAAACACCGTTTAAAAACGGCTATATTGTTTTAGCTGGGATTCATACATTAATTAATGAATTAAAAAAGATTAATTTTAATGAAAATGAAATTAAATATTTAAAAAGCTTGAATATGTTAGACAAAAAATTTTTAAACTTTCTCAGAGAATTTAAACTAAACATAAAAATAAGCTCAATAGAAGAGGGTCGACTAGTTTTTCCTTATACACCAATAGTCATAATTGAAGGAAATCTAATAGAATTGCTATTAATAGAAGGGCTGGTTTTAAATATAATAAACTTTGAAAGTTTAATAGCAACAAAAACAGCTAGAATAAAAGAATCTGGTGCAAAAATTTTAGCAGAATTTGGATTAAGAAGAGCACAAGGAATAAATGGCGCTCTTTCTGCTAGCAAAGCCGCCTACATAGGAGGATCAGACTTCACAAGCAACATGCTTGCTGGATACAAATATAATATACCAGTCACAGGAACTATGAGCCATAGTTGGATAATGAGCTTTGAAAACGAAGAACAAGCATTCAGAGAATACGTAAAAACATATCCAAACAAAGTAAGTTTACTAATTGATACTTATGATACACTTAACAGCGGATTAAAAAACGCCATTAAAATATTTAAAGAACTAAAACAAAACAAAAATAATAATTTTTCAATAAGAATTGACAGTGGAGATCTTGAATATCTAAGCAAAGCAGCAAGAAAAGAATTGGACCTAAATGGATTAAATAACGTAAAAATTATTGCATCTAATGAACTTGACGAGAATATTATTATGTATTTAAATTCAATAAATGCTCCAATTGATATTTGGGGAGTTGGAACAAATCTGGTTACAGCAAAAGGAGACCCAAATCTCTCGGGAGTATATAAAATGATTTCTATAGAAAAAAATGGGGAATTTATACCGAAAATGAAAATATCAAATAATACAGAAAAATCAACATTACCTGCCCAAAAAGAACTTGTAAGAATTTACTCAAATGGTCAAATGAGCTTTGATCTTATCTTTCTAAAAGAAGAAAAAGATAAAATCAAAGCTCATCTAGCTTCAAGAAAAGAACTTACCATTTTTCATCCAATACAAGAGAACGTTTTCAAGACCATTAAACAATATGATGATTTTGAATTTCTAATTCACAATATCTTGGAAAATGGGAAACTTTGCAAAGGATATGAGTCCAATCTGGACAATATTAGAAATAAAACCAAATTTGACTTAAGCAAGCTTGAACATACATACAAAAGAATAATTAATCCACACATATATAAAGTTAGCATCAGTAAAAACTTAAGAAAACTGAGAAACAAGCTTATAAAGAATAATAAAAGCAATTAA
- a CDS encoding glucose-6-phosphate dehydrogenase has product MVEKNVSNFDIVIFGVTGNLSRRKLIPSIFNLFKNRYISNFRVIGFSRKIFTDKEFRSYIKDSLWQEETDSLIEIFLNFFIYIPGDFNEKEPYVKLSKFLDKNRETIYYLSTSPIFYGPIINHLKEFFLNERLTLSKIVLEKPFGSSLETAKKLNSLLYSAFREDQIYRIDHYLGKETVQNIFTFRFGNSIFENIWNNRYVDFVQITVAEELGLDGRAEYYDSVGALKDMVQNHILQLLSLVAMESPIKFDSKFIHDEKVKVLKSLRKISKDDVKNCIVKGQYIGSQVQGVFKKGYKDETESLVNSNTETYLAMKVFINNWRWSGVPFYLRTGKGLARKFSEIYIQFKKPSFTLFNNSSVDFSNALIFRIQPRDGIEIKFNTKKPGYNYEIQTANMEFSYHGAFKRLFDEAYERLLLDAFLGDGTLYATSDEIESSWEFVSDIANKWEDVEICNYFYGSEGPKEIDSILEKDHFWRKI; this is encoded by the coding sequence ATGGTAGAAAAGAATGTTTCTAATTTTGATATTGTAATTTTTGGAGTTACTGGCAATTTATCTAGGAGAAAGCTTATTCCTTCTATTTTTAATTTGTTTAAAAATAGATATATTAGTAATTTTAGGGTTATTGGTTTTTCTCGCAAAATTTTTACAGATAAAGAATTTAGATCATACATTAAAGATTCTTTATGGCAGGAAGAAACCGATTCTTTGATTGAAATTTTTTTGAATTTCTTTATTTATATACCTGGTGATTTTAATGAAAAGGAGCCTTATGTAAAATTATCTAAATTTTTAGATAAAAATCGAGAAACAATATACTATCTTTCGACGTCTCCTATATTTTATGGGCCAATAATTAATCATTTAAAAGAGTTTTTTTTAAATGAAAGATTAACTTTGTCAAAAATAGTTCTTGAGAAGCCTTTTGGTTCTAGCCTTGAGACAGCAAAAAAATTAAATAGTTTGCTTTATTCTGCTTTTAGAGAAGATCAAATTTATAGAATAGATCACTATTTAGGCAAAGAGACAGTGCAAAACATTTTTACATTTAGATTTGGTAATTCTATTTTTGAAAATATTTGGAATAATCGTTATGTGGATTTTGTTCAAATTACAGTCGCAGAGGAATTGGGTCTTGATGGGAGAGCGGAGTATTACGATTCTGTTGGGGCCTTGAAGGATATGGTTCAAAATCATATTTTACAATTATTGAGTCTTGTTGCAATGGAATCTCCTATTAAATTTGATTCTAAGTTTATTCATGATGAGAAAGTGAAAGTTTTAAAAAGTTTGAGAAAGATTAGTAAAGATGATGTTAAAAATTGTATTGTTAAAGGACAATATATAGGCTCACAAGTTCAAGGGGTTTTTAAAAAAGGATATAAAGATGAAACAGAATCTTTGGTAAATTCAAATACTGAGACTTATTTAGCCATGAAGGTGTTTATTAATAATTGGCGTTGGTCCGGTGTTCCTTTTTATCTTAGAACCGGTAAAGGGCTTGCTAGAAAATTTTCAGAAATATACATTCAATTTAAAAAACCAAGCTTTACTCTTTTTAACAATAGTTCGGTTGATTTTTCAAATGCTTTAATATTTAGAATTCAGCCAAGAGATGGAATTGAAATCAAATTTAATACTAAGAAACCTGGATATAATTATGAGATTCAAACTGCTAATATGGAATTTTCATATCACGGAGCATTTAAAAGATTGTTTGATGAGGCTTATGAGCGCTTATTGTTAGATGCTTTTTTAGGAGATGGTACGTTGTATGCTACAAGTGATGAGATTGAAAGTTCTTGGGAATTTGTTTCAGACATTGCAAATAAATGGGAAGATGTTGAAATTTGTAATTATTTTTATGGATCTGAAGGGCCAAAAGAGATAGATTCTATTTTAGAAAAAGATCATTTTTGGCGAAAAATTTAA
- a CDS encoding sodium:proton antiporter — translation MENVEAKIQSNFFGLIPFFVFIIIYLGTGIYLEFLGIEMAFYQLPASVAMFFASVVCFLAFKGKFSEKIHIFVKGAAQHDIILMCLIFMLSGAFSALCKEIGCVETVANLGIKYINTNWIVSGIFFITCLISFSAGTSVGAIVAIAPIAFNIAVKSDINPNLIAASVMCGAMFGDNLSLISDTTIVSSRTQGSSILDVFISSSFYAFPSAILTFFSFFFLSGNLLNATNLLNEDSIDLVKTVPYLIIIFFSLIGMNVFLVLFLGIFSICLISVLYSNLYFLDVMKNINQGFLNMADLIFLSILTGGVSLTVIHNGGFKWLLIKLKSLIRGKSSAEFSIGVFVSIVDVFLANNTISILICGKVAKRIAFENNISFRRSASILDMFSCIFQGIIPYGAQMIILVGFSNGLVSPISVLPFLVYFGFLLAFVLLSIFGIDIKKVFLYFLKK, via the coding sequence ATGGAAAATGTTGAAGCAAAAATTCAGTCAAATTTTTTTGGGCTTATTCCTTTTTTTGTTTTTATTATTATATATTTAGGCACGGGGATTTATTTAGAGTTTCTTGGCATAGAAATGGCTTTTTATCAGCTTCCAGCTAGTGTTGCAATGTTTTTTGCTTCTGTTGTTTGTTTTTTAGCGTTTAAAGGCAAATTTTCTGAAAAAATTCATATATTTGTTAAAGGGGCTGCTCAGCATGACATTATACTAATGTGTCTTATTTTTATGCTTTCAGGAGCCTTCTCTGCTCTTTGCAAGGAAATAGGTTGTGTTGAAACTGTAGCAAATTTAGGCATTAAATATATTAATACTAATTGGATTGTTTCTGGTATATTTTTTATAACTTGTTTGATTTCTTTTTCTGCAGGCACTTCTGTCGGAGCTATTGTTGCAATTGCTCCTATTGCTTTTAATATTGCTGTTAAAAGTGATATTAATCCGAATTTGATAGCAGCATCTGTAATGTGTGGAGCCATGTTTGGAGATAATCTTTCTTTAATATCAGATACAACTATTGTTTCTAGCCGAACTCAGGGTAGTAGCATCTTAGATGTTTTTATTAGTAGTAGTTTTTATGCTTTTCCATCTGCTATACTAACTTTTTTTTCTTTTTTCTTTCTTTCTGGGAATTTGCTTAATGCTACAAACTTGTTAAATGAAGATTCAATAGATTTGGTGAAAACTGTTCCGTATTTAATAATTATATTTTTTTCTTTGATTGGGATGAATGTTTTTTTAGTTCTTTTTTTGGGTATTTTTTCTATATGTCTTATTAGTGTTTTATATAGTAATTTATACTTTCTGGATGTAATGAAGAACATTAATCAAGGGTTTTTAAATATGGCAGATTTAATTTTTCTTTCAATTTTAACAGGGGGAGTTTCTTTGACTGTTATTCATAATGGAGGTTTCAAGTGGTTGCTTATTAAATTGAAATCTTTGATTAGAGGAAAAAGTTCAGCTGAATTTTCTATTGGTGTTTTTGTTTCAATAGTTGATGTTTTTCTTGCTAATAATACAATTTCTATACTTATTTGCGGCAAAGTGGCAAAAAGGATAGCTTTTGAAAATAACATTAGTTTTAGAAGAAGTGCCTCTATTTTAGATATGTTCTCTTGTATTTTTCAAGGTATTATCCCTTATGGTGCTCAAATGATTATTTTAGTAGGATTTTCAAATGGACTTGTGTCGCCAATTAGCGTTTTGCCATTTTTAGTTTATTTTGGATTTTTATTAGCTTTTGTTCTTTTATCTATTTTTGGAATTGATATAAAAAAGGTTTTTTTATATTTCCTTAAAAAATAA
- a CDS encoding sodium:proton antiporter, translated as MERENNIVPNFWGLTPFFLFIGIYVGTGLVLYFNGVEMAFYQMPPIVAMFIAIVLTFIFFRGSFLAKMNKFIEGCAQQDVIFISLIFMLSGAFSTVCKEIGSVEAVVDIGLKYVPLNLLVCGIFLTTLFLSFSTGSFMGTVIAVAPIALRLADKVNISLPLVAGAILSGGAFGDNMSLISDTPIISSRTQKVKVVDVFKNGAFYTFPAAILASIVFAILGSYYCKADNFIIEPSEINYFKIVPYIFVMVVAISGFDVFLALFLGIVVAGIIGMYYSDVTFLLLAKKINEGFLGLGEMFILVVFTGGISYMAIKYGGFDWLLLKLQKMSKSKRTSEFVIVVLVGILTTFLANNGLAILMSGSVIRSITKENDLNPKRIGALICMSSCLFLSILPHSMHVIALIDFTKGKLSPFDIFPFLIYQGFLVLLIALSIIGLDVRLVFRPFLSSKHKS; from the coding sequence TTGGAAAGAGAAAATAATATAGTTCCAAATTTTTGGGGACTTACGCCTTTTTTTCTTTTTATAGGAATTTATGTTGGTACAGGACTTGTTCTTTATTTTAATGGTGTAGAAATGGCTTTTTATCAAATGCCCCCTATAGTTGCTATGTTTATTGCTATTGTTTTGACATTTATTTTTTTTAGGGGATCTTTTTTAGCAAAAATGAATAAATTTATTGAAGGGTGCGCTCAACAAGATGTTATTTTTATATCTTTAATATTTATGTTATCTGGTGCTTTTTCCACTGTTTGCAAAGAAATAGGAAGTGTTGAAGCTGTAGTAGATATTGGCCTTAAATATGTTCCATTGAATTTGCTTGTGTGTGGAATTTTTTTAACTACTCTTTTTTTGTCTTTTTCTACTGGAAGTTTTATGGGGACTGTTATTGCGGTTGCTCCTATTGCTTTGAGACTTGCAGATAAAGTGAATATTTCTCTTCCTTTAGTTGCTGGGGCTATTCTTAGTGGTGGTGCATTTGGAGACAATATGTCTTTAATATCAGATACCCCTATTATTTCAAGTCGTACTCAAAAGGTGAAGGTTGTTGATGTTTTTAAAAATGGAGCTTTTTATACGTTTCCAGCGGCAATTTTAGCAAGCATTGTTTTTGCAATTTTAGGTTCTTATTATTGCAAGGCTGATAATTTTATTATTGAGCCTAGTGAGATAAATTATTTTAAAATTGTTCCATATATTTTTGTTATGGTTGTCGCAATTTCAGGCTTTGATGTGTTTTTAGCCTTGTTTTTAGGTATTGTTGTTGCTGGTATTATTGGAATGTATTATTCGGATGTTACATTTTTACTATTAGCTAAAAAAATCAACGAAGGATTTTTAGGTTTAGGGGAGATGTTTATTCTTGTTGTTTTTACAGGTGGAATTTCTTATATGGCAATTAAGTATGGAGGATTTGATTGGTTACTGTTAAAATTGCAAAAAATGTCAAAGTCTAAAAGAACTTCGGAATTTGTAATTGTAGTTTTAGTTGGTATTTTGACCACTTTCCTTGCAAATAATGGACTTGCTATTTTAATGAGTGGATCTGTTATAAGGTCAATAACTAAGGAAAATGATTTAAATCCAAAACGTATTGGAGCTTTGATTTGTATGTCATCGTGCCTTTTTTTAAGCATTTTGCCTCATAGTATGCATGTTATAGCTCTTATAGATTTTACCAAGGGTAAACTTTCTCCTTTTGACATTTTCCCATTTTTAATTTATCAAGGATTTTTAGTTTTATTGATTGCTTTATCCATAATTGGGCTTGATGTAAGATTGGTATTTAGACCTTTTTTAAGTAGTAAACATAAATCTTAA
- a CDS encoding spermidine/putrescine ABC transporter substrate-binding protein, whose product MKKIFILITILTTFACTRQDIITLNVFNWAEYIDETLLEQFEKENNIKIYYEIFHNNEEMMAKFNTTKNYYDIIVPSEYLIQELIDEGKIEKLDYSKLPNVTENISQNLTNLEHDPGNLYSVPAYWGLMGILYNKTKIDINDMQGFDILFNKKYKKEITMLDSPKDNIGVALKKLGYSINEHDTDKIKEAGELLKIQNPLLIGYFSDVPAKSLILNGEASIQLTWSGEAQSAILKDKNLDFYAPENTNLWIDAFVIPIDAPNKKLAYKFINFLYENEPSYKNFKETRYNSPNKNIIKRIEEEAKNNPEMKLYLEEKFIPKDFSKFEIFKKIPKKIKEEILKIYVNISS is encoded by the coding sequence ATGAAAAAAATTTTTATATTAATAACAATTCTTACAACCTTTGCTTGCACTAGACAAGACATAATAACTTTAAACGTATTTAATTGGGCAGAATATATTGACGAGACTTTATTAGAGCAATTTGAAAAGGAAAATAATATAAAAATTTATTATGAAATCTTTCATAATAATGAAGAAATGATGGCTAAATTTAACACCACAAAGAACTATTACGACATAATAGTCCCATCAGAGTATTTAATCCAAGAATTAATCGATGAAGGCAAAATTGAAAAATTAGATTACTCTAAACTGCCAAATGTAACAGAAAATATTTCTCAAAATCTTACAAATCTGGAACATGATCCTGGCAATCTCTATTCAGTACCAGCTTATTGGGGATTAATGGGTATACTTTACAATAAAACTAAAATAGATATAAACGACATGCAAGGTTTTGATATATTATTTAACAAAAAATATAAAAAAGAAATTACAATGCTAGATTCTCCTAAAGATAATATCGGGGTTGCTCTAAAAAAACTTGGATATTCAATAAATGAACATGATACAGATAAAATCAAAGAAGCTGGCGAACTTTTAAAAATCCAAAACCCACTATTAATAGGTTATTTCTCAGACGTGCCTGCAAAATCTTTAATACTAAACGGAGAAGCGTCCATTCAGCTTACATGGAGTGGTGAGGCACAAAGCGCCATACTCAAAGATAAAAATCTAGACTTCTATGCACCAGAAAACACTAATCTGTGGATAGACGCATTTGTAATCCCTATTGATGCTCCAAATAAAAAATTGGCCTACAAATTTATAAACTTTCTATACGAAAATGAACCCTCTTATAAAAATTTCAAAGAAACTAGATATAATTCTCCAAATAAAAATATAATCAAAAGAATAGAAGAAGAGGCAAAAAATAATCCCGAAATGAAATTATATTTAGAAGAAAAATTTATACCAAAAGATTTTTCAAAATTTGAAATTTTTAAAAAAATACCTAAAAAAATAAAAGAAGAAATACTAAAAATATATGTAAATATATCTTCTTAA
- a CDS encoding spermidine/putrescine ABC transporter permease: protein MFRVFKNIFLFLIISFIYLPIIILIIYSFNSGDSGFIWQGFSLKWYKEIFDSSQIKSAILNTVLIATISSLTSVIIGTIGAYAIYKTENKKLKTILLSANKITIINPDIVTGISLMTFYSAIKMQLGFPTMLMSHIIFSTPYIVITILPKLYSLPNNIIDAAKDLGASEIQIFFNIIYPEIVGNIATGALIAFTLSVDDFLISFFTTGQGFNNLAILINSLTKRGIKPVINAISAILFFTILSLLFIINKFIGIKKLTTDTEL from the coding sequence ATGTTTAGGGTTTTTAAAAACATTTTTTTATTTCTAATAATCAGCTTTATTTACCTCCCAATAATAATTTTAATAATTTATTCTTTTAACTCTGGCGATAGTGGATTTATATGGCAAGGATTTAGCTTGAAATGGTATAAAGAAATTTTTGACTCAAGTCAAATCAAATCAGCAATATTAAATACCGTTTTAATAGCTACAATTTCATCTTTGACCTCTGTTATTATTGGAACTATTGGTGCTTATGCAATTTACAAAACAGAAAACAAAAAATTAAAAACAATACTATTATCGGCAAATAAAATAACAATAATTAATCCAGACATAGTAACAGGAATAAGCTTAATGACGTTTTATTCTGCAATAAAAATGCAATTGGGATTTCCTACAATGCTAATGTCACATATAATTTTTTCAACACCATACATAGTAATAACCATTTTACCCAAATTATATTCTCTTCCCAATAACATTATTGATGCAGCTAAAGATCTTGGAGCCTCAGAAATTCAGATATTTTTCAATATAATTTATCCAGAAATCGTCGGGAACATTGCAACTGGAGCTTTAATTGCCTTCACATTATCAGTAGACGATTTTCTTATATCATTTTTCACTACCGGACAAGGATTTAATAATTTAGCTATTTTAATAAACTCGCTAACAAAAAGAGGAATCAAACCTGTAATAAATGCTATTTCTGCAATATTGTTTTTTACAATATTAAGCCTTTTGTTTATTATTAATAAATTTATAGGGATTAAAAAATTAACAACAGATACCGAACTTTAA
- a CDS encoding ABC transporter permease, with protein MQKLILIIYSIFLLTFTILPLLIIILLGFLNENYEFTIHNFIGLLEPSYLNIFSRSLKLAAIATIFSILIGYPAAWLISLSKKSAQNKLIIMIILPMWINTLLRTYAWMRILGKNGFINNLFEKIGIGNLDLLYNEQAVTIGMVYNFLPFMILPIYTGLLKIKPEYIEAAQDLGARMWQILLYIKIPLTLSYLATGIIMVFIPSITVFIISDLLGGSKQILIGNLISKQFLFIEDWNTGAAISFIVMLVILIFNLIIIKLMQKNSGE; from the coding sequence ATGCAAAAATTAATATTAATTATATACTCTATATTCCTATTAACATTTACCATTCTTCCCCTACTAATAATAATATTGCTAGGATTTTTAAATGAAAACTATGAATTTACAATCCACAATTTTATTGGACTTTTAGAACCAAGCTATCTTAATATTTTTTCAAGAAGTCTAAAATTAGCAGCAATAGCAACAATTTTTAGTATTTTAATAGGATATCCCGCCGCTTGGCTAATTTCATTATCAAAAAAAAGCGCTCAAAACAAATTAATCATAATGATAATACTTCCCATGTGGATAAATACATTACTTAGAACTTATGCTTGGATGAGGATACTTGGCAAAAACGGATTCATCAACAACTTATTTGAAAAGATTGGAATTGGAAATTTAGACCTTCTTTACAATGAACAAGCTGTTACAATAGGCATGGTATACAATTTTCTTCCTTTCATGATCTTGCCAATATACACAGGCCTTTTAAAAATCAAACCAGAATATATTGAGGCAGCACAAGATCTTGGAGCAAGAATGTGGCAAATATTGCTTTACATAAAAATACCCCTAACACTCTCTTACCTAGCAACTGGAATAATCATGGTATTTATTCCTTCAATAACAGTATTTATTATTTCAGATTTACTAGGAGGCTCTAAACAAATTTTAATAGGAAATCTAATAAGCAAACAGTTTCTTTTTATAGAAGACTGGAATACTGGAGCTGCAATTTCATTTATTGTAATGCTAGTAATATTAATTTTTAATTTAATAATAATAAAATTAATGCAAAAAAATAGTGGAGAGTAA
- a CDS encoding spermidine/putrescine ABC transporter ATP-binding protein — translation MDNCILEIKNLSHYYDNSTNKTLDNINLKIKKNEFITLLGPSGCGKTTLIKILGGFLSQKNGEIYFFSKEISKTSSNKREINTVFQNYALFPHMNVFDNISFGLRMKKTQKETIKEKVKTSLSLIGMPKYAYRNINELSGGQKQRVAIARAMVMEPKLLLLDEPLSALDLKMRQEMQKELKKIQRQLGITFIYVTHDQEEALTMSDRIVVMNEGIILQVGTPEEIYNEPKTKFVADFIGESNIFDGTYKKELVVSLLGHEFECLDKGFEAEEVVDLVIRPEDIKLLPKGKGHLSGTITSAIFQGVHYEMTLEIQKTNWIVQSTRLTKVGEEVDIFLEPDDIHVMRKE, via the coding sequence TTGGATAATTGTATCCTAGAGATTAAAAACTTAAGTCATTATTATGATAACAGCACAAACAAAACTTTAGATAACATAAATTTAAAAATTAAAAAAAATGAATTTATTACGCTACTAGGTCCATCTGGATGCGGAAAGACAACATTAATAAAAATATTGGGTGGTTTTTTAAGTCAAAAAAATGGGGAAATTTATTTCTTTTCTAAGGAAATATCTAAAACCAGCTCAAATAAAAGAGAAATTAATACAGTATTTCAAAATTATGCACTTTTTCCCCATATGAATGTTTTTGACAATATTTCATTTGGACTTAGAATGAAAAAAACACAAAAAGAAACAATAAAAGAAAAGGTAAAAACATCTCTTTCATTGATTGGAATGCCAAAATATGCATATAGAAATATTAACGAACTATCAGGAGGACAAAAACAAAGAGTTGCAATAGCAAGAGCAATGGTAATGGAACCTAAACTTTTATTACTAGATGAACCTCTTTCGGCCCTTGATTTAAAAATGCGACAAGAGATGCAAAAAGAATTAAAAAAAATACAGCGTCAGCTTGGAATCACATTCATATATGTTACTCATGATCAAGAAGAAGCATTAACAATGAGCGATAGAATTGTTGTAATGAATGAAGGAATAATTTTGCAAGTGGGAACACCTGAGGAAATTTACAATGAACCTAAAACAAAATTCGTAGCCGATTTTATTGGGGAAAGTAATATTTTTGATGGAACATACAAAAAAGAACTGGTTGTAAGCTTGCTTGGTCACGAATTTGAATGCCTTGACAAAGGATTTGAAGCTGAAGAAGTCGTTGATCTTGTTATACGCCCAGAAGATATAAAACTACTTCCAAAAGGCAAAGGACATTTAAGCGGAACCATAACATCCGCAATTTTTCAAGGTGTTCATTACGAAATGACTCTAGAAATTCAAAAAACAAATTGGATAGTTCAAAGCACAAGACTTACAAAAGTTGGAGAAGAAGTTGACATATTCTTAGAACCTGATGACATCCATGTTATGCGCAAGGAATAA
- a CDS encoding GTPase, with translation MTNKINWFPGHMKRALDLIKNNLQKTNIVLEILDARAPFSSKNPLTEKIIKNQTKIILLNKSDIAQTTEIIKWKKYFENLGNPVIISNIYKKGMRKQIIDNIKKLAIVKKIKNYKEKIKVLVIGVPNVGKSSIINLLSGKKSAKVANKPGYTKNVQIIKINEEINLFDMPGILWHNIEDQSIAKKLAILDMIKNEIVDNIDLALYLLEIMDQNNKNILLKKYEAHSKNSLDILQNFAKIRKLIHKKNELDLERASKILIKEFREGKFGKIILDKNYNPF, from the coding sequence ATGACAAATAAAATTAATTGGTTTCCTGGTCATATGAAAAGAGCTTTAGACCTAATAAAAAATAATTTACAAAAAACAAATATTGTGCTAGAAATACTTGATGCTAGAGCTCCATTTAGCAGCAAAAACCCATTAACTGAAAAAATTATTAAAAATCAAACCAAAATAATTCTTTTAAACAAATCTGATATTGCCCAAACAACAGAAATTATAAAATGGAAAAAATATTTTGAAAATCTTGGTAACCCCGTAATAATAAGTAACATTTATAAAAAAGGAATGCGTAAACAAATAATAGATAATATTAAAAAATTGGCTATTGTTAAAAAGATAAAAAACTATAAAGAAAAAATAAAGGTTTTAGTAATTGGGGTTCCAAACGTTGGAAAATCTTCAATAATAAATCTATTATCTGGCAAAAAAAGTGCAAAAGTTGCTAATAAGCCTGGATACACTAAAAATGTCCAAATAATTAAAATAAATGAAGAAATCAATCTTTTTGATATGCCAGGAATTTTATGGCATAATATAGAAGATCAATCGATTGCAAAAAAACTTGCAATACTAGATATGATAAAAAATGAAATAGTAGACAATATAGATCTTGCATTATATTTGCTAGAAATAATGGATCAAAATAATAAAAACATTCTACTAAAAAAATATGAAGCACATTCTAAAAATTCGCTTGATATTCTACAAAATTTTGCAAAAATAAGAAAATTAATCCATAAAAAAAATGAACTTGACCTTGAAAGAGCATCAAAAATATTGATTAAAGAATTCAGAGAAGGCAAATTTGGAAAAATAATTCTTGACAAGAATTATAATCCCTTTTAA